One Osmerus mordax isolate fOsmMor3 chromosome 25, fOsmMor3.pri, whole genome shotgun sequence DNA window includes the following coding sequences:
- the LOC136933448 gene encoding serine/threonine-protein phosphatase 2A 55 kDa regulatory subunit B beta isoform-like translates to MKIKASQMDEETDNRKINNGFLRDHNYATEADIISTVEFNPTGELLATGDKGGRVVVFQREQESKSQPHRRGEYNVYCTFQSHEPEFDYLKSLEIEEKINKIRWLSQQNHAYYLLSTNDKTVKLWKISERDKRSEGYNLKDEDGRIRDPSTITSLRVPVLLSMDLMVEATPRRVFSNGHTYHINSISVNSDLQTYMSADDLRVNLWDLEITNRCFNIVDIKPSNMEELTEVITAAEFHPQHCHTLAYSSSKGSIRLCDMRAAALCDQHCKLFEEPEEPSNRSFFSEIISSVSDVKFSHSGRYLMTRDYLTIKVWDLNMENKPLETYQVHDYLRSKLCSLYENDCIFDKFECVWNGSDSVIMTGSYNNFFRMFDRGTRRDVTLEASRESSKPRAVLKPRRVGVGGKRRKDEISVDSLDFNKKILHTAWHPTENIIAVAATNNLYIFQDKVN, encoded by the exons cggACATCATCTCCACAGTGGAGTTCAACCCTACAGGAGAGCTGCTGGCCACAGGGGACaagggaggcagggtggtggtgttccagagagagcaagag agtAAGAGCCAGcctcacaggagaggagagtataATGTATACTGCACCTTCCAGAGCCACGAGCCAGAGTTTGACTACCTGAAGAGTCTGGAGATTGAGGAGAAGATCAACAAGATTCGATGGCTTTCTCAACAGAACCACGCCTactacctcctctccaccaatg atAAGACAGTCAAGCTGTGGAAGatcagtgagagagacaagagatcaGAGGGATACAACCTGAAAGATGAGGACGGACGTATACGAGACCCCAGCACCATCACTTCCCTCAGG GTGCCTGTGCTGCTATCCATGGACCTGATGGTTGAGGCCACACCCAGACGGGTGTTCAGTAACGGACACACCTACCACATCAACTCCATCTCCGTCAACTCCGACCTCCAGACCTACATGTCTGCTGACGACCTCAGAGTCAACCTGTGGGACCTGGAGATCACAAACCGTTGCTTCA ACATCGTGGACATCAAGCCGTCCAACATGGAGGAGCTGACGGAGGTGATCACGGCTGCAGAGTTCCACCCCCAGCACTGCCACACCCTGGCCTACAGCAGCAGCAAGGGCTCCATCCGTCTCTGTGACATGAGGGCAGCCGCACTCTGCGACCAGCACTGCAAAC tcTTTGAGGAGCCAGAGGAGCCCAGTAATCGCTCCTTCTTCTCTGAGATCATCTCCTCGGTCTCCGATGTCAAGTTCAGCCACAGCGGACGCTACCTGATGACAAGAGACTACCTCACCATCAAGGTGTGGGACCTCAACATGGAGAACAAACCTCTGGAAACCTACCAG GTGCATGACTACCTGAGAAGTAAGCTGTGCTCGCTGTACGAGAACGACTGCATCTTCGAcaaatttgaatgtgtgtggaaCGGCTCTGACAG TGTGATCATGACGGGCTCCTACAACAACTTCTTCCGGATGTTCGACCGGGGCACCAGGCGGGACGTGACCCTGGAGGCGTCCCGGGAGAGCAGCAAGCCCCGGGCCGTGCTCAAGCCGCGCCGTGTGGGCGTGGGCGGGAAGCGTCGCAAGGACGAGATCAGCGTGGACAGCCTGGACTTCAACAAGAAGATCCTGCACACCGCCTGGCACCCCACGGAGAACATCATCGCCGTGGCTGCCACCAACAACCTCTACATATTCCAGGACAAGGTCAACTAG